A stretch of Shinella zoogloeoides DNA encodes these proteins:
- a CDS encoding alpha/beta hydrolase, translating to MASFGLKVIRLALSGVAKVSPHAAGRAAFRLFATTPGRRPRTAKEKELLARSDGWMRQAQRVELRFAGGTAVAHRFAARPCEAFAGRVLVVHGWGSRAAYLAALTEGLVAAGHEVVALDLPGHGASRGRTLTLPMAVRAIDAAWQRFGGFDYFCGHSFGGASLACAASGLVPSVPAHRPRRLVTIGSPSEMTWLFKDLGRLLKLDPKAQVALEDHVERIAGAPLSAFDAANGAGRLNVPMLVVHAEDDKEVAAGHARRYAASGPNVTLEWANGFGHRRIVSAEPVIGRIVDFLAEDGRRIAA from the coding sequence ATGGCATCCTTTGGCTTGAAGGTCATCCGGCTCGCGCTTTCGGGCGTCGCCAAGGTTTCTCCTCATGCGGCCGGCCGCGCCGCCTTCCGCCTCTTTGCGACGACGCCCGGCCGCAGGCCGCGCACGGCGAAGGAGAAGGAGCTGCTGGCCCGTTCCGACGGCTGGATGCGGCAGGCGCAGCGCGTGGAGCTGCGCTTTGCCGGCGGCACGGCCGTCGCGCACCGTTTTGCCGCGCGGCCGTGCGAAGCCTTTGCCGGCCGGGTGCTGGTGGTGCATGGCTGGGGCTCCCGGGCGGCCTATCTTGCGGCCCTGACGGAGGGGCTGGTCGCGGCCGGGCATGAGGTGGTCGCGCTCGATCTGCCGGGCCACGGCGCTTCGCGCGGGCGCACGTTGACTTTGCCGATGGCCGTGCGCGCCATCGATGCGGCCTGGCAGCGCTTCGGCGGCTTCGATTATTTTTGCGGCCACTCCTTCGGTGGTGCGTCGCTCGCCTGCGCGGCGAGCGGCCTCGTGCCCTCGGTGCCGGCCCACCGGCCGCGCCGGCTCGTCACCATCGGCTCGCCCAGTGAAATGACCTGGCTGTTCAAGGACCTCGGGCGGCTGCTGAAGCTCGATCCGAAGGCGCAGGTCGCACTGGAGGATCATGTGGAGCGCATCGCCGGTGCGCCGCTGTCGGCCTTCGACGCGGCGAACGGGGCAGGGCGGCTGAACGTGCCGATGCTCGTCGTCCATGCCGAGGATGACAAGGAGGTGGCGGCGGGCCACGCCCGCCGCTATGCCGCCTCCGGTCCCAATGTCACGCTCGAATGGGCCAACGGCTTCGGCCACCGACGGATCGTTTCGGCCGAGCCGGTGATCGGCCGCATCGTCGATTTCCTGGCGGAGGACGGGCGGCGCATCGCCGCCTGA
- a CDS encoding MarR family winged helix-turn-helix transcriptional regulator codes for MNKNQAFPWDHPRFRSWIGVARACQLMQQAMTRAIADLDIKTPHLDILINLYRFDGISQQELARKLLVGRSNMSMLLPQLEKRGLIERRPDAKDKRVLRLSLTDAGRDLTMQAMHIQTGMIERIMSQTPADRCLQVAEAIEDIIHILQTMETDGDEA; via the coding sequence ATGAACAAAAATCAAGCCTTCCCCTGGGATCATCCGCGCTTTCGAAGCTGGATTGGTGTTGCGCGCGCCTGCCAGCTCATGCAGCAGGCGATGACCAGGGCGATCGCCGACCTCGACATCAAGACGCCGCATCTCGACATCCTGATCAACCTCTACCGCTTCGACGGCATCTCCCAGCAGGAACTGGCCCGCAAGCTGCTCGTCGGCCGCTCGAACATGAGCATGCTGCTGCCGCAACTGGAAAAGCGCGGCCTGATCGAGCGCCGGCCCGACGCAAAGGACAAGCGCGTGCTGCGCCTGTCCCTGACGGATGCCGGGCGAGACCTCACCATGCAGGCGATGCACATCCAGACCGGCATGATCGAGCGCATCATGTCGCAGACGCCCGCCGACCGCTGCCTTCAGGTGGCCGAGGCGATTGAGGACATCATCCACATTCTCCAGACGATGGAGACGGACGGGGACGAGGCCTAG
- a CDS encoding low temperature requirement protein A, producing MTAMNDDRFAQSAFLRARGTASEGKVAFAELFFDLVFVLTIIQLSHSLAAHYSPLGLVEAAMLMLAVWWVWIYTTWATNWLDPDKAPVRLLLFALMFLGLMLSIAIPTAFGAGGLLFALTYVAMQIGRSAFTAYAMRRDWPENSLNFTRITVWTVFSAVFWLAGAFVEHEARLALWLVALGIEYASPALGFAVPGLGRSTVSDWQVSGEHMAERCALFVIICLGETILVTGRTVAAMELLDGFTVVLLAVAFLSTATMWWIYFRFGHGEAAHLIEHSATPGRVARMAFTYAHIPIVAGIVLSAVAEEFALAHPHGHVDFKTASAIIGGPVVFLLGNIWFKAAIRGRSPLSHLVGIAVLLGLSLVAPAVEPYQLFMAAAAVLFGVAVWEFLSLKSTRADDVAAV from the coding sequence ATGACGGCGATGAACGACGACCGCTTCGCCCAGTCCGCGTTCCTGCGCGCGCGGGGAACCGCCAGCGAGGGCAAGGTCGCCTTCGCCGAACTCTTCTTCGATCTTGTCTTCGTGCTGACGATCATCCAGCTTTCCCATTCGCTGGCCGCGCATTATTCGCCGCTCGGCCTCGTGGAGGCGGCGATGCTGATGCTGGCCGTCTGGTGGGTGTGGATCTACACGACCTGGGCGACGAACTGGCTGGATCCGGACAAGGCGCCGGTTCGCCTGCTGCTCTTCGCGCTGATGTTCCTCGGGCTGATGCTCTCCATCGCCATCCCGACGGCCTTCGGCGCGGGCGGGCTGCTCTTCGCGCTCACCTATGTCGCCATGCAGATCGGCCGCTCGGCCTTCACGGCCTATGCCATGCGGCGGGACTGGCCGGAGAACAGCCTGAACTTCACGCGCATCACCGTCTGGACCGTATTTTCCGCCGTGTTCTGGCTTGCCGGCGCCTTTGTCGAGCACGAGGCGCGGCTGGCGCTCTGGCTTGTCGCCCTCGGCATCGAATATGCCTCGCCGGCGCTCGGCTTCGCGGTGCCGGGCCTCGGGCGCTCGACGGTGAGCGACTGGCAGGTCTCCGGCGAGCATATGGCGGAGCGCTGCGCGCTCTTCGTCATCATCTGCCTCGGCGAGACGATCCTCGTCACCGGGCGCACGGTCGCGGCCATGGAACTGCTCGACGGCTTCACCGTCGTGCTCCTGGCCGTCGCCTTCCTCTCGACGGCGACTATGTGGTGGATCTATTTCCGCTTCGGCCATGGCGAGGCGGCGCACCTGATCGAGCATTCGGCGACGCCGGGGCGCGTTGCCCGCATGGCCTTCACCTATGCCCATATCCCCATCGTCGCGGGCATCGTCCTTTCGGCGGTGGCGGAGGAGTTCGCGCTCGCTCATCCGCATGGCCATGTCGACTTCAAGACGGCGAGCGCCATCATCGGCGGGCCGGTCGTCTTCCTTCTCGGCAATATCTGGTTCAAGGCGGCGATCCGCGGCCGCTCGCCGCTGTCGCACCTTGTCGGCATCGCTGTGCTGCTGGGCCTCTCGCTGGTCGCGCCTGCCGTCGAGCCCTACCAGCTCTTCATGGCTGCCGCCGCGGTGCTGTTCGGCGTCGCCGTCTGGGAGTTCCTGTCGCTGAAATCGACGCGGGCGGACGATGTCGCGGCCGTCTAG
- a CDS encoding TMEM175 family protein, whose product MNKGRLEAFSDGVIAIIITIMVLQLTVPKEPTFAALLPLMPVFLGYLLSFVYVAIYWNNHHHLLTVCDNASGSVLWANMHLLFWMSLIPFVTAWMGNNPAAAIPTALYGAILLLSAIAYEILQVRIVAVHPDAARVRDALGRDFKGRFSPLFYLAAIGLAFVSPVISHLIYAAVALLWIVPDRRLERL is encoded by the coding sequence ATGAACAAGGGACGTCTGGAAGCCTTCAGCGATGGCGTGATCGCCATCATCATCACGATCATGGTGCTGCAGTTGACGGTGCCGAAGGAGCCGACCTTCGCGGCGCTGCTGCCGCTGATGCCGGTCTTCCTCGGCTACCTGCTCAGCTTCGTCTATGTCGCGATCTACTGGAACAACCATCATCACCTCCTGACGGTCTGCGACAATGCCAGCGGCAGCGTGCTGTGGGCGAACATGCACCTGCTGTTCTGGATGTCGCTCATTCCTTTCGTCACCGCCTGGATGGGCAACAACCCGGCAGCAGCGATCCCCACGGCGCTCTACGGGGCGATCCTGCTGCTTTCGGCCATCGCCTACGAGATATTGCAGGTGCGTATCGTCGCCGTGCATCCGGATGCCGCGCGGGTACGCGATGCGCTGGGGCGGGATTTCAAGGGGCGCTTCTCGCCGCTCTTCTATCTTGCGGCAATCGGGCTTGCCTTCGTCTCGCCGGTGATCTCCCATCTCATCTATGCCGCCGTCGCACTGCTCTGGATCGTGCCCGACCGGCGGCTCGAGCGCCTTTAA
- a CDS encoding monovalent cation:proton antiporter-2 (CPA2) family protein, whose product MAAEANANDLTQVVVLLAAGVAAVPVFKKIGLGSVLGYLAAGLAIGPFGFGFFSDPQAIIHVAELGVVMFLFIIGLEMQPSRLWGMRKDIFGLGALQVLAAMAALTGIGLSFGFPLIPSFVAGTGFVLTSTAIVMQMLQERGTLSTLKGQRIIAILLFEDLAIVPLLAIVTLLGTGAAATDASERWLSIGIAVGALVALVLAGRYLLNPLFRVLAASGAREVMTAAALLVVLGSALAMQVSGLSMAMGAFLAGVLLSESAFRHQLEADIEPFRGILLGLFFLGVGMAIDLTVIAANWKLVVASVVGYMIAKTLVIYIVARLVGTCHGESLERAVLMAQGGEFAFVLYAAAVAAGILNGEQNAILTATIIISMVLTPLMVMLHDRFAPKPQVSIEGLTLPENVEGTVLMIGFGRFGQIVSQPLLARGYTLSLIDKDAEFVRDASDFGFKVYYGDGARIDILHAAGAATAKAILICIDDKEAGVKIAEVVHEEFPLVPLLARAYDRGHAIDLVHAGVDFQIRETFESAMMFSRETLKALGEDEELAAEVVEEFRDTDRERFALETVGGIYAGRQLIRGNAQPADIVAARTGRERAAAEEERQRHAEDGAN is encoded by the coding sequence TTGGCGGCGGAAGCGAATGCAAACGATCTGACCCAGGTCGTGGTGCTGCTGGCGGCGGGCGTCGCGGCGGTGCCTGTCTTCAAGAAGATCGGCCTCGGCTCGGTGCTCGGCTATCTGGCGGCGGGGCTGGCGATCGGCCCCTTCGGCTTCGGCTTCTTTTCCGATCCGCAGGCGATTATCCATGTCGCCGAACTCGGCGTGGTGATGTTCCTGTTCATCATCGGCCTCGAAATGCAGCCCTCCCGGCTTTGGGGCATGCGCAAGGACATTTTCGGCCTCGGGGCCTTGCAGGTGCTTGCCGCCATGGCGGCGCTGACGGGCATCGGGCTTTCCTTCGGCTTTCCGCTCATTCCCTCCTTCGTCGCCGGCACCGGCTTCGTTTTGACCTCCACCGCCATCGTCATGCAGATGCTGCAGGAGAGGGGGACGCTCTCGACGCTCAAGGGCCAGCGCATCATCGCCATCCTGCTCTTCGAGGACCTCGCCATCGTGCCGCTGCTCGCCATCGTCACGCTGCTCGGCACGGGCGCGGCGGCGACGGATGCATCGGAGCGCTGGCTTTCGATCGGCATCGCCGTCGGCGCGCTCGTCGCGCTGGTGCTGGCCGGGCGCTACCTGCTCAACCCGCTGTTCCGGGTGCTCGCCGCCTCCGGCGCGCGCGAGGTGATGACGGCGGCGGCGCTGCTCGTGGTGCTCGGCTCGGCGCTCGCGATGCAGGTCTCGGGCCTTTCCATGGCGATGGGCGCGTTCCTTGCCGGCGTGCTGCTGTCCGAATCGGCGTTCCGCCACCAGTTGGAGGCCGATATCGAGCCGTTTCGCGGCATCCTGCTCGGCCTCTTCTTCCTCGGCGTCGGCATGGCGATCGACCTGACGGTGATCGCCGCCAACTGGAAGCTCGTGGTGGCGAGCGTCGTCGGCTACATGATCGCCAAGACGCTCGTCATCTATATCGTCGCCCGTCTCGTCGGCACCTGCCACGGCGAAAGCCTGGAGCGCGCCGTGCTGATGGCGCAGGGCGGAGAATTCGCCTTCGTGCTCTACGCCGCGGCCGTTGCCGCCGGCATCCTCAATGGCGAGCAGAACGCCATCCTGACGGCGACGATCATCATCTCCATGGTCCTGACGCCGCTGATGGTCATGCTGCACGATCGTTTCGCGCCGAAGCCGCAGGTCTCCATCGAGGGGCTGACGCTGCCGGAGAATGTCGAGGGCACGGTGCTGATGATCGGCTTCGGCCGCTTCGGCCAGATCGTCAGCCAGCCGCTGCTGGCGCGGGGCTATACGCTCTCGCTGATCGACAAGGACGCGGAATTCGTGCGCGATGCCTCGGATTTCGGCTTCAAGGTCTATTACGGCGACGGCGCGCGCATCGACATCCTGCATGCGGCGGGCGCGGCGACCGCGAAGGCCATCCTCATCTGCATCGACGACAAGGAGGCCGGGGTGAAGATCGCGGAGGTCGTGCACGAGGAATTCCCGCTTGTGCCGCTTCTCGCCCGCGCCTATGACCGCGGGCACGCCATCGACCTCGTGCATGCGGGCGTCGATTTCCAGATCCGCGAGACCTTCGAATCCGCCATGATGTTCAGCCGCGAGACGCTGAAGGCGCTCGGCGAGGACGAGGAACTGGCGGCGGAGGTGGTGGAGGAATTCCGCGATACCGACCGCGAGCGTTTCGCGCTCGAGACGGTCGGCGGCATCTATGCCGGCCGCCAGCTCATCCGCGGCAACGCGCAGCCCGCCGATATCGTGGCGGCGCGCACCGGCAGGGAGCGTGCGGCCGCGGAGGAGGAGCGCCAGCGCCATGCCGAGGATGGGGCGAATTGA
- a CDS encoding gamma-butyrobetaine hydroxylase-like domain-containing protein produces the protein MSDLWPTELRVSKDRQRLVVTFNDGASFDLSAELLRVRSPSAEVKGHGPGQEVTVPGKRNVAIISMTPTGNYAVRIGFDDFHDTGIYTWSYLRELGEKGAEFFADYERELAEKGMSRDISEKPR, from the coding sequence ATGAGTGACCTCTGGCCCACCGAACTGCGCGTTTCCAAGGACCGCCAGCGCCTCGTCGTCACCTTCAACGACGGCGCGAGCTTCGATCTTTCCGCCGAACTGCTGCGCGTGCGCTCGCCCTCCGCCGAGGTGAAGGGCCATGGGCCGGGGCAGGAGGTGACGGTGCCGGGCAAGCGTAATGTCGCGATCATCTCCATGACGCCGACGGGCAATTACGCCGTGCGCATCGGCTTCGACGACTTTCACGATACCGGCATCTACACATGGTCCTATCTCCGGGAACTCGGGGAAAAAGGCGCCGAGTTCTTCGCGGACTACGAGCGCGAGCTTGCGGAGAAGGGCATGAGCCGCGATATATCCGAAAAGCCGCGGTAA
- the moaA gene encoding GTP 3',8-cyclase MoaA, with the protein MIDPFGRAVTYLRVSVTDRCDFRCTYCMAENMTFLPKKDLLTLEELSRLCSAFIAKGVRKLRLTGGEPLVRKNIMHLVRELGAHVHEGRLDELTLTTNGSQLSKHAAELVDCGVRRINVSLDTLDPEKFRTITRWGELSKVMEGIDAAQAAGLKIKINAVALKDFNDREIPELMRWAHGRGMDLTLIETMPMGEIEEDRTDRYLPLSQMRARLAEEFTLTENAYRTGGPARYVTVEETGGRLGLITPMTHNFCESCNRVRLTCTGTLYMCLGQNDAADLRLPLRASDDDALLSQAIDEAIGRKPKGHDFIIDRRNRPAVARHMSVTGG; encoded by the coding sequence ATGATCGACCCCTTCGGGCGCGCCGTCACCTATCTGCGCGTCTCCGTCACGGACCGTTGCGATTTCCGCTGTACCTACTGCATGGCGGAGAACATGACCTTCCTGCCGAAGAAGGACCTCCTGACGCTGGAGGAATTGAGCCGGCTCTGTTCCGCCTTCATCGCCAAGGGCGTGCGCAAGCTGCGCCTCACCGGCGGTGAACCCCTCGTGCGCAAGAACATCATGCATCTCGTGCGCGAACTCGGCGCACATGTGCATGAAGGCCGCCTCGACGAACTCACCCTGACGACGAACGGCTCCCAGCTTTCCAAGCACGCGGCGGAACTGGTCGATTGCGGCGTCCGCCGCATCAACGTCTCCCTCGATACGCTCGACCCGGAAAAATTCAGGACGATCACCCGCTGGGGCGAGCTTTCCAAGGTCATGGAGGGCATCGACGCCGCACAGGCGGCCGGCCTCAAGATCAAGATCAACGCCGTGGCGCTGAAGGACTTCAATGATCGCGAGATCCCCGAGCTGATGCGCTGGGCGCATGGCCGCGGCATGGATCTCACCCTCATCGAAACCATGCCGATGGGCGAGATCGAGGAAGACCGCACCGACCGCTATCTTCCGCTCTCGCAAATGCGCGCCCGCCTCGCCGAAGAGTTCACGCTCACCGAAAATGCCTACCGCACCGGCGGCCCCGCACGCTACGTGACGGTCGAGGAGACCGGCGGCCGTCTCGGCCTCATCACGCCGATGACGCACAATTTCTGCGAAAGCTGCAACCGCGTCCGCCTCACCTGCACCGGCACGCTCTATATGTGCCTCGGCCAGAACGACGCGGCCGACCTGCGCCTGCCGTTGCGCGCCTCCGACGACGACGCCCTGCTCTCGCAGGCGATCGACGAGGCCATCGGCCGCAAGCCGAAGGGTCACGACTTCATCATAGACCGCCGCAACCGCCCGGCCGTCGCCCGCCACATGAGCGTCA